The sequence ACTACAAAAGGCCGATACGCGGTAACCGCCATGCTTGATCTGGCCTTGCACGCGCAAAATGGGCCGGTGTCCCTGGCCGATATCTCCGAGCGCCAAGGCATTTCCCTGTCCTACCTCGAGCAGTTGTTCGCCAAGTTGCGCCGCAGCAATCTGGTTTCCAGTGTTCGTGGTCCAGGTGGCGGCTATCAACTGTCCCGCGATATGCAGGGCATTCAGGTGGCCCAGGTGATCGACGCGGTCAACGAGTCCGTCGATGCCACCAAATGCCAGGGCCTGGGTGATTGCCACGCCGGCGACACCTGCTTGACGCACCACTTGTGGTGCGATCTGAGCCTGCAGATCCATGATTTTTTGAGTGGTATCAGCTTGGCTGATCTTGTGACTCGCCGTGAGGTGCAAGAAGTAGCCCAGCGTCAGGACCAGCGCCGTTGCAACACCAAGGCGCCGCGTCTGGACAAGATTGAAGCGTCCGCCGTCGAGTGACAGCCGAAGAGCTAACGGCACGCCAGCCAGCCTGATTTAGGAGAAAGTCCATGAAATTGCCGATTTACCTTGATTACTCAGCGACCACCCCGGTTGATCCGCGTGTCGCGCAAAAGATGAGCGAATGCCTGTTGGTTGACGGAAACTTCGGCAACCCGGCGTCCCGTTCCCACGTTTTCGGCTGGAAAGCTGAAGAGTCCGTGGAAAACGCTCGTCGCCAGGTCGCCGACCTGGTCAATGCCGACCCGCGTGAAATCGTCTGGACCTCCGGTGCCACCGAGTCCGACAACCTGGCAATCAAGGGCGCCGCGCATTTCTACTCCACCAAAGGCAAGCACCTGATCACCACCAAGATTGAGCACAAGGCTGTCCTCGACACCATGCGCCAACTGGAGCGTGAAGGTTTTGAAGTCACCTACCTCGAGCCAACCACCGACGGTATCGTGACCCCGGCGATGATCGAAGCTGCGATGCGTGAAGACACCATCCTGGTTTCCGTGATCCACGTGAACAACGAAATCGGCACCATCAACGACATCGCGGCCATCGGCGAGCTGACTCGCTCCAAAGGTGTTCTGCTGCACGTCGACGCCGCTCAGTCCACCGGCAAGGTCGATATCGACCTGTCGAAACTGAAAGTCGACCTGATGTCGTTCTCTGCCCACAAGACCTACGGTCCTAAAGGCATCGGTGCTCTCTACGTGAGCCGCAAGCCTCGCGTGCGCATCGAAGCCACCATGCACGGCGGCGGTCACGAGCGCGGCATGCGCTCCGGCACCCTGGCGACTCACCAGATCGTCGGCATGGGCGAAGCTTTCCGTGTAGCCAAGGAAGACATGGCTGCCGAAAACGTGCGCATCAAGGCTCTGAGCGATCGCTTCTACAAGCAGGTCGAAAACCTTGAAGAGCTGTACATCAACGGCAGCATGACTGCCCGTGTACCGCACAACCTGAATTTGAGCTTCAACTACGTCGAAGGCGAGTCGCTGATCATGGCGCTCAAGGACCTGGCGGTTTCGTCCGGCTCGGCCTGTACCTCGGCCTCTCTTGAGCCGTCCTACGTCCTGCGCGCCCTGGGCCGCAACGACGAGTTGGCGCACAGCTCGATCCGCTTTACGTTCGGCCGTTTCACCACCGAAGAAGAAGTCGACTACGCCGCGCAGAAAGTCTGCGAGGCCGTTACCAAACTGCGCACTTTGTCGCCGCTGTGGGACATGTACAAAGACGGTGTCGATATCTCCAAGATCGAGTGGGCGGCACACTAAATATAGAAGCCGCCACCCAAAGGCTCTGTAAAAACGTGGCGGAAAACGCAGGCGTTTTTGCAGGGTTCCAGAGCGGCCCTGATGAGTGAGGATTCAGTACCATGGCTTACAGCGAAAAGGTCATCGACCACTACGAAAACCCGCGTAACGTCGGCAAGATGGACGCGGAAGACCCAGATGTGGGCACCGGCATGGTCGGCGCTCCGGCGTGCGGCGACGTTATGCGCCTGCAGATCAAGGTCAACGATCAAGGTGTCATCGAAGATGCCAAGTTCAAGACCTACGGCTGCGGTTCGGCGATCGCCTCCAGCTCCCTGGCGACCGAATGGATGAAAGGCAAGACCCTGGATGAGGCTGTCACCATCAGCAACACCCAACTGGCCGAAGAACTGGCCTTGCCGCCAGTGAAAATCCACTGCTCGGTACTCGCAGAAGACGCCATCAAGGCGGCCGTTCGCGACTACAAGCAGAAGAAAGGCTTGATCTAAGCATTTGGCGACGAGTAAGGAGTCACGATGGCTATCAGCATGACAGAAGCGGCGGCTAAACACGTGCGACGCTCCCTTGACGGGCGCGGCAAAGGTGAGGGGATTCGTCTGGGTGTTCGCACCACGGGCTGTTCCGGCCTTGCCTACGTGCTGGAGTTTGTCGATGAGGTGGTCGAGGAAGATCAGGTGTTCGAAAGTCACGGCGAGAAAGTGATTATCGACCCGAAAAGCCTGACCTACCTGGACGGCACCGAACTCGATTTCGTCAAGGAAGGGTTGAACGAAGGCTTCAAGTTCAACAACCCCAACGTACGCGGTGAATGTGGCTGCGGCGAAAGCTTCAACATCTGAGGCTGATTGTGGGTACTCCTTGTCATTTCGCTTTATTCGAGTTGCAGCCGAGTTTTCGCCTGGATCTTGACCAGCTTGCCACGCGCTATCGTGAATTGGCGCGAGGGGTGCATCCGGACCGTTTCGCTGACGCTTCCGAGCGTGAGCAACGCTTGGCGCTGGAGCAATCAGCCAGCCTCAATGAAGCCTATCAGACGCTCAAAAACCCTCCCAAACGCGCGCGCTACCTGCTCGCCATGGGCGGTCGCGAGCTGCCACTTGAGGTCACGGTTCAAGACCCTGATTTCCTGATGCAGCAGATGCAGTGGCGTGAAGAACTCGAAGACTTGCAGGACGAGGCCGATCTGGCTGGCGTCGCAGTCTTCAAGCGCCGTCTGAAAGTGGCTCAGGATGAACTCAACGAAAGCTTCGCGGCTTGTTGGGATGATGCGGCGCAACGCGAACAGGCCGAACGCCTGATGCGGCGCATGCAGTTCCTCGACAAGCTCACCTACGAAGTGCGCCAGTTAGAAGAGCGCCTCGACGATTAACCCAGTGCTGCCCACGTTGCACGCCTGATAGACAGATAAGACCTGATTACCATGGCCCTACTGCAGATCGCCGAACCCGGCCAAAGTCCTCAACCGCACCAGCGTCGTCTGGCGGTCGGGATTGACTTGGGCACTACCAATTCGTTGGTCGCTGCGTTGCGCAGCGGTCTTTCCGAACCGCTGCCCGACGCTGATGGCCAGGTCATCCTGCCGTCTGCCGTGCGTTATCACGCTGACCGCACCGAAGTCGGTGAGTCAGCAAAGCTGGCGGCATCTACCGACCCCCTGAACACCGTGCTGTCAGTCAAGCGCTTGATGGGTCGCGGTCTGTCCGACGTCAAGCAACTGGGCGACCAACTGCCATACCGCTTTGTCGGTGGCGAGTCCCATATGCCGTTCATCGACACCGTCCAGGGCCCGAAAAGCCCGGTGGAAGTGTCGGCGGATATCCTCAAGGTTCTGCGCCAGCGCGCCGAAACCACCTTGGGCGGTGAGCTGGTCGGTGCGGTGATCACTGTTCCTGCGTATTTCGATGACGCTCAGCGCCAGGCTACCAAGGACGCGGCAAAACTTGCCGGCCTGAACGTGCTGCGCTTGCTCAACGAGCCGACCGCTGCCGCTGTGGCTTACGGTCTCGATCAACACGCCGAAGGCCTGGTCGCTATTTACGATCTGGGTGGCGGTACGTTTGATATCTCTATTCTGCGCCTGACCGGCGGTGTCTTCGAAGTCCTGGCTACCGGTGGCGACAGCGCCCTGGGTGGTGACGATTTCGATCACGCCATTGCTGGTTGGATCATTACCAGTGCCGGGTTGTCTGCCGATCTGGATCCGGGCGCGCAACGTAACTTGCTACAAACCGCCTGCGCCGCGAAAGAAGCACTGACTGACGCCGCGTCGGTTGAAGTTTCCTACGGTAGCTGGTCGGCCCAACTGACGCGCGACGCCTTTGATGCGCTGATCGAGCCAATGGTCGCCCGCAGCCTGAAAGCTTGCCGCCGCGCCGTTCGTGATTCCGGTATCGAGTTGGAAGACGTCGGCGCCGTGGTTATGGTGGGTGGTTCGACTCGGGTGCCACGCGTTCGCGAAGCCGTTGCCGAAGCCTTTGGTCGCCAGCCGCTGACCGAAATCGATCCGGATCAAGTGGTGGCCATTGGTGCCGCGATCCAAGCCGATACCCTTGCCGGCAACAAACGCGATGGTGGCGAACTGCTTCTGCTCGACGTGATTCCGTTGTCCCTGGGGCTGGAAACCATGGGCGGCCTGATGGAGAAGGTGATTCCACGTAACACCACCATCCCTGTCGCTCGCGCCCAGGACTTCACGACGTACAAAGATGGCCAGTCGGCCATGGCGATTCATGTGTTGCAGGGCGAGCGTGAGCTGATCAGCGACTGCCGCTCCTTGGCACGCTTTGAGCTGCGCGGTATTCCGGCCATGGTTGCCGGCGCGGCGAAGATTCGCGTGACCTTCCAGGTCGATGCCGACGGCTTGCTCAGCGTTGCTGCCCGTGAGTTGGGCTCGGGCGTTGAAGCCAGCATCCAGGTCAAGCCGTCCTACGGCCTGACCGACGGCGAAATCGCCAAGATGCTCAAGGATTCGTTCCAGTACGCCGGTGACGACAAGGTCGCCCGTGTACTGCGTGAGCAGCAGGTCGATGCCCAGCGCCTGCTCGAAGCGGTGCAGGGCGCCCTGGATGCTGATGGCGACCGCCTGCTGGATGCTGAAGAACGCCTGGTCATCAACCTGCAGATGCAGGACTTGGCCGAACTGATGAAAGGCACCGATGGTTACGCCATCGAGCAGCAGACCAAGCGCCTGTCGCAAGTGACCGATGCCTTTGCCGCCCGTCGTATGGACCAGTCGGTAAAAGCCGCCCTGGCGGGCCGCAACTTGAATGAACTTGAGGATTAACTGATGCCGCAGATCATTTTTCTGCCACACGCCGAGCATTGCCCGGACGGTATGGTTGTGGAGGCTGAGACCGGCAAGTCCATTCTCGAAGTCGCTCACGACAACCACATCGAGATCGAAAGCGCCTGCGGCGGCGTCAACGCCTGTACAACCTGTCACTGCATCATCCGTGAAGGTTTCAATAGCCTCGAAGAGGCTGATGAGCTGGAAGAGGACTATCTTGATAGGGCGTGGGGTCTGGAGCCGACATCGCGCTTGAGCTGTCAGGCAAAAGTGGGAACAGAAGACCTTACCGTCGAAATTCCGAAATACTCGCTTAACCATGCCGCCGAAGCGCCGCACTGACTGGTAGAACTGTCATGAGTTACGGTTGGAATGATGTACAACGCATTGCTGAAGAACTGGCTGAAGCCAAGCCGGGTGTCAGTCCGCTGACGGTCAACTTCGTCGACCTGCAACGATGGATCATGGAGTTGCCTGATTTCGACAATACCTCCGGTCGCTGCGGCGAGAAGGTGTTGGAGGCCGTCCAGGCGCTCTGGATCGAAGAAATAGACTGATCATCCCCGCAGGTTAGGCAATACCCAAGAACCCGCGTATAATTCGCGGGTTTAATTTTTCGTAAATTACCGTTTCTGGAGTTACACCATGGCTGTTCAACGTACTTTCTCCATCATCAAGCCTGACGCTGTTGCAAAAAACGTCATCGGCGAGATCACCACTCGTTTCGAAAAAGCCGGCCTGAAGGTTGTAGCTTCGAAACTCAAGCAACTGTCCAAGGCTGAAGCTGAAGGCTTCTACGCTGAGCACAGCGCCCGTGGTTTCTTCGGTGACCTGGTTGCTTTCATGATCTCCGGTCCTGTTGTTGTCCAGGTTCTGGAAGGCGAAAACGCTATCGCTCTGAACCGTGAGCTGATGGGCGCTACCAACCCTAAAGAAGCTGCTGCTGGCACCATCCGTGCTGACTTCGCTGACTCCATCGATGCCAACGCTGTACACGGTTCGGACTCCGAAGCCGCTGCTGCTCGCGAAATCTCGTACTTCTTCGCAGCTACTGAAGTAACCACTCGCTAAGCATTGGCTTAAGAGTGAAGGTGAATCCATGACTACATTGACTGCAAAAACCAACCTGCTGGGTCTGACTCAACAGGAAATGGAAAAATTCTTCGACTCAATCGGGGAGAAGCGTTTCCGTGCCGCTCAGGTAATGAAGTGGATTCACCATCTTGGTGTCGATGATTTCGACGCCATGACGAACGTCAGCAAGGCCCTGCGCGACAAGCTCAAGACCATTGCCGAAGTTCGCGGCCCCGAGGTTGTCAGCGAGGACATCTCCACCGACGGCACCCGTAAGTGGGTGGTGCGTGTGGCGTCCGGTAGCTGCGTCGAGACCGTCTACATTCCCCAGGGCAAACGCGGCACTCTGTGCGTTTCGTCCCAGGCAGGCTGTGCCCTGGACTGCAGTTTCTGCTCCACTGGCAAGCAAGGTTTCAATAGCAACCTCACCGCCGCCGAAGTCATCGGCCAGGTGTGGATTGCCAATAAATCGTTCGGCAGCATCCCGGCGACCGCCGATCGTGCCATCACCAATGTGGTGATGATGGGCATGGGTGAGCCGCTGCTGAACTTCGACAACGTCGTCGCGGCCATGCATTTGATGATGGACGACCTGGGCTACGGCATCTCCAAGCGCCGTGTGACCCTGTCGACCTCCGGCGTGGTGCCGATGATCGATGAGCTGGCCAAGCACATCGACGTCTCCCTGGCGTTGTCCCTTCACGCACCGAATGACGCATTGCGTAACCAATTGGTGCCGATCAACAAGAAGTATCCGCTTAAGATGCTGCTCGAATCTTGCCAGCGCTACATGGCGACCTTGGGTGAGAAGCGTGTGTTGACCATTGAGTACACCATGCTCAAGGACATCAACGACAAGGTCGAGCACGCGGTCGAGATGATCGAGCTGCTCAAGAATGTACCGTGCAAGATCAACCTGATTCCGTTTAACCCGTTTCCCCATTCTGGCTACGAGCGGCCGAGCAACAACGCCATCCGCCGCTTCCAGGATCAACTGCACCATGCCGGCTTCAATGTCACTGTACGCACCACCCGTGGTGAAGACATCGATGCGGCATGTGGCCAACTGGTAGGACAGGTGCTGGATCGCACCCGTCGTAGCGAACGTTATATCGCCGTGCGTGAGTTGAGCGCTGACAGCGATATGCCGCAAAGCGCTGCGACTCGAACCTGAGAGAGGATCTCTATGCCCTTGCGCCTTGCGCTGCTGTTGCTGGTTGCCAGTCTCACGACTGGCTGTGTTTCATCGGGCTATGACAGCCCTTTGCAAACCGGCAAGGGCCGTGATGAGGCGCGTGCTGCCTATGTGCAGTTGGGCTTGGGCTACTTGCAGCAAGGGATGACCGAGCAGGCCAAGGTTCCATTGAAGAAGGCTCTTGAGCTGGATGGCAACGATGCCGACGCCAACGCGGCATTGGCCCTGGTGTTTCAGGCTCAGGCCGAACCTGAGTTAGCCGCCGAGTATTTCCAGAAGGCTCTGGCTTCACGTCCTGCCGATCCACGCTTGCTGAATAATTACGGCAGCTTTTTGTTTCAGCAGAAACGCTATGATCTGGCGTCCGATTATTTCCAGCAGGCTGCGGCGGATACCCTTTACCCTGAGCGCTCGCGGGTTTTCGAGAACCTTGGGGTGACTTCAATGCTTCTCGGCCAGCGCGACACCGCCCGCCAGCAACTGGAAAAAGCCCTGCACCTGAACCAGCATCAGCCACGAGCGTTGCTCGAAATGGCTGAGTTGTCCTTCGAAGACAGGCATTATGTGCCGGCACGTGACTATTACGAGCGTTTTAGCCTGCTCAGCGGGCAAAATGCACGTAGTCTATTGCTCGGTGTGCGCTTGGCGACGGTTCATGAGGAACGCGACAAGGCCGCACGTTTTGGCCAGCAATTAGAACGACTCTATCCCGGTACGCCGGAATATCAGCAATACCTGTCGGAGCAATGATGAAAGCGGCGCACCCGGAAGTTGTAGCAGCTAATCGCATAAACCCAGGCGAGACCTTGCGTCAGGCCCGCGAAAGTAATGGTTGGTCGCTGGCAGAAGTGGCCCTCAAGCTCAATTTGACCACCACTTCATTGGGAAACCTGGAAACCGGCGCGTTCGACAAGCTGCCAGGGCATACCTTTGCCCGGGGCTATATCCGCGCCTATGCCAAATTGCTGGGTATTGATCAGACCGCGCTGGTCCAGGAATTCGACCAGTTCACCGGTACCGACTCCCAAGGCAGTAATGTCCATGGCCTGGGCCGCATTGAAGAGCCGGTACGGGTTTCCCACACTATTTTGCGAATTGTCAGTCTGTTGCTGCTGATCGCTGTAATCGGTGGTGGTTTCGTCTGGTGGCAGGACCAAACGTCCTTGCGCTCCAAAGACCTGGTCAGCAACGCTATGGAACATGTCGAAGTCGAAAGTGCCGACGGTACCACCCAGATTCATCCGCTTGACGAGCCGGAAGAGCCGGCTGCGACTCAGACCCAAACGACACCTGAAGGCCAGGCCAACCTGGATCTGCAAGCGGGTCAGCCGGCTGTTGAAGCCAGCGTTGACCCAGCCGCTACGGCGGTTGCCCCAGCCCCGGCTGTGCCTGCAACGCCAACAACCCCGATTCATGCTCCGGTAGCGGCGGTCCAGGCCCCAGTCACGACGGCTCCGGTCGCTCCGGTAGCACCGGCGGTTGCCGCACCAATAGCCCCAGCGCTTATCGCGGGTGACGGGCGTGTACAGATTACCTACGTTGCTGACTGCTGGACGCAAGTCACTGACGGTAATAGCAAAGTGTTGTTTAGTGGTCTGAAGCGTAAGGGAGATACGCTTGACCAAGGCGGCAAGCCTCCTTTGACGCTGCGTCTGGGCTTTGCCCGTGGCGCGCAAGTGGCCTACAACGGCCAGCCTGTGGACGTGGCGCCGTTCACCAGTGGCGAGACTGCTCGCCTGAAGTTGGG is a genomic window of Pseudomonas sp. ADAK18 containing:
- the ndk gene encoding nucleoside-diphosphate kinase, with translation MAVQRTFSIIKPDAVAKNVIGEITTRFEKAGLKVVASKLKQLSKAEAEGFYAEHSARGFFGDLVAFMISGPVVVQVLEGENAIALNRELMGATNPKEAAAGTIRADFADSIDANAVHGSDSEAAAAREISYFFAATEVTTR
- the hscB gene encoding co-chaperone HscB; this encodes MGTPCHFALFELQPSFRLDLDQLATRYRELARGVHPDRFADASEREQRLALEQSASLNEAYQTLKNPPKRARYLLAMGGRELPLEVTVQDPDFLMQQMQWREELEDLQDEADLAGVAVFKRRLKVAQDELNESFAACWDDAAQREQAERLMRRMQFLDKLTYEVRQLEERLDD
- the iscX gene encoding Fe-S cluster assembly protein IscX is translated as MSYGWNDVQRIAEELAEAKPGVSPLTVNFVDLQRWIMELPDFDNTSGRCGEKVLEAVQALWIEEID
- the pilW gene encoding type IV pilus biogenesis/stability protein PilW, producing MPLRLALLLLVASLTTGCVSSGYDSPLQTGKGRDEARAAYVQLGLGYLQQGMTEQAKVPLKKALELDGNDADANAALALVFQAQAEPELAAEYFQKALASRPADPRLLNNYGSFLFQQKRYDLASDYFQQAAADTLYPERSRVFENLGVTSMLLGQRDTARQQLEKALHLNQHQPRALLEMAELSFEDRHYVPARDYYERFSLLSGQNARSLLLGVRLATVHEERDKAARFGQQLERLYPGTPEYQQYLSEQ
- the iscU gene encoding Fe-S cluster assembly scaffold IscU → MAYSEKVIDHYENPRNVGKMDAEDPDVGTGMVGAPACGDVMRLQIKVNDQGVIEDAKFKTYGCGSAIASSSLATEWMKGKTLDEAVTISNTQLAEELALPPVKIHCSVLAEDAIKAAVRDYKQKKGLI
- the iscA gene encoding iron-sulfur cluster assembly protein IscA, whose product is MAISMTEAAAKHVRRSLDGRGKGEGIRLGVRTTGCSGLAYVLEFVDEVVEEDQVFESHGEKVIIDPKSLTYLDGTELDFVKEGLNEGFKFNNPNVRGECGCGESFNI
- the hscA gene encoding Fe-S protein assembly chaperone HscA, producing the protein MALLQIAEPGQSPQPHQRRLAVGIDLGTTNSLVAALRSGLSEPLPDADGQVILPSAVRYHADRTEVGESAKLAASTDPLNTVLSVKRLMGRGLSDVKQLGDQLPYRFVGGESHMPFIDTVQGPKSPVEVSADILKVLRQRAETTLGGELVGAVITVPAYFDDAQRQATKDAAKLAGLNVLRLLNEPTAAAVAYGLDQHAEGLVAIYDLGGGTFDISILRLTGGVFEVLATGGDSALGGDDFDHAIAGWIITSAGLSADLDPGAQRNLLQTACAAKEALTDAASVEVSYGSWSAQLTRDAFDALIEPMVARSLKACRRAVRDSGIELEDVGAVVMVGGSTRVPRVREAVAEAFGRQPLTEIDPDQVVAIGAAIQADTLAGNKRDGGELLLLDVIPLSLGLETMGGLMEKVIPRNTTIPVARAQDFTTYKDGQSAMAIHVLQGERELISDCRSLARFELRGIPAMVAGAAKIRVTFQVDADGLLSVAARELGSGVEASIQVKPSYGLTDGEIAKMLKDSFQYAGDDKVARVLREQQVDAQRLLEAVQGALDADGDRLLDAEERLVINLQMQDLAELMKGTDGYAIEQQTKRLSQVTDAFAARRMDQSVKAALAGRNLNELED
- the rlmN gene encoding 23S rRNA (adenine(2503)-C(2))-methyltransferase RlmN; translated protein: MTTLTAKTNLLGLTQQEMEKFFDSIGEKRFRAAQVMKWIHHLGVDDFDAMTNVSKALRDKLKTIAEVRGPEVVSEDISTDGTRKWVVRVASGSCVETVYIPQGKRGTLCVSSQAGCALDCSFCSTGKQGFNSNLTAAEVIGQVWIANKSFGSIPATADRAITNVVMMGMGEPLLNFDNVVAAMHLMMDDLGYGISKRRVTLSTSGVVPMIDELAKHIDVSLALSLHAPNDALRNQLVPINKKYPLKMLLESCQRYMATLGEKRVLTIEYTMLKDINDKVEHAVEMIELLKNVPCKINLIPFNPFPHSGYERPSNNAIRRFQDQLHHAGFNVTVRTTRGEDIDAACGQLVGQVLDRTRRSERYIAVRELSADSDMPQSAATRT
- the iscR gene encoding Fe-S cluster assembly transcriptional regulator IscR — protein: MRLTTKGRYAVTAMLDLALHAQNGPVSLADISERQGISLSYLEQLFAKLRRSNLVSSVRGPGGGYQLSRDMQGIQVAQVIDAVNESVDATKCQGLGDCHAGDTCLTHHLWCDLSLQIHDFLSGISLADLVTRREVQEVAQRQDQRRCNTKAPRLDKIEASAVE
- a CDS encoding RodZ family helix-turn-helix domain-containing protein: MKAAHPEVVAANRINPGETLRQARESNGWSLAEVALKLNLTTTSLGNLETGAFDKLPGHTFARGYIRAYAKLLGIDQTALVQEFDQFTGTDSQGSNVHGLGRIEEPVRVSHTILRIVSLLLLIAVIGGGFVWWQDQTSLRSKDLVSNAMEHVEVESADGTTQIHPLDEPEEPAATQTQTTPEGQANLDLQAGQPAVEASVDPAATAVAPAPAVPATPTTPIHAPVAAVQAPVTTAPVAPVAPAVAAPIAPALIAGDGRVQITYVADCWTQVTDGNSKVLFSGLKRKGDTLDQGGKPPLTLRLGFARGAQVAYNGQPVDVAPFTSGETARLKLGQ
- the fdx gene encoding ISC system 2Fe-2S type ferredoxin translates to MPQIIFLPHAEHCPDGMVVEAETGKSILEVAHDNHIEIESACGGVNACTTCHCIIREGFNSLEEADELEEDYLDRAWGLEPTSRLSCQAKVGTEDLTVEIPKYSLNHAAEAPH
- a CDS encoding IscS subfamily cysteine desulfurase yields the protein MKLPIYLDYSATTPVDPRVAQKMSECLLVDGNFGNPASRSHVFGWKAEESVENARRQVADLVNADPREIVWTSGATESDNLAIKGAAHFYSTKGKHLITTKIEHKAVLDTMRQLEREGFEVTYLEPTTDGIVTPAMIEAAMREDTILVSVIHVNNEIGTINDIAAIGELTRSKGVLLHVDAAQSTGKVDIDLSKLKVDLMSFSAHKTYGPKGIGALYVSRKPRVRIEATMHGGGHERGMRSGTLATHQIVGMGEAFRVAKEDMAAENVRIKALSDRFYKQVENLEELYINGSMTARVPHNLNLSFNYVEGESLIMALKDLAVSSGSACTSASLEPSYVLRALGRNDELAHSSIRFTFGRFTTEEEVDYAAQKVCEAVTKLRTLSPLWDMYKDGVDISKIEWAAH